A part of Flavobacteriaceae bacterium GSB9 genomic DNA contains:
- a CDS encoding TonB-dependent receptor, with the protein MKRTTHFLMYAVVLLFSTVLMAQSTVSGTILEAGTNIPLPGANVIEKGTSNGVTTDFDGNFKLTTQSSSGEIVITFIGYNSKTISFSGDLNLGNTVLESSQVGLDEVQIIASVAVDRKTPVAVSTVKAQEIELKLGTQEFPEILKSTPGVYATKAGGGYGDGRINLRGFNSENVAVMINGIPVNDMENGRVYWSNWAGLGDVTSTMQVQRGLGAAKIAVPSIGGTINIITKTTDAEEGGNVYTTLGNDGYKKYGLTYSTGLMDNGFAATVSAAKTDGDGYVDGTEFTGLSYFVNISKEINEAHTLSFSAFGAKQRHGQRQNMQLIETYRLAESGRKFNADWGYKNGQVTHQEDNFYNKPQMSLNHYWDLNDNTSINTSAYASFGSGGGGGTAGDYKFGFDATTGQGDYRIGNFGPIDFDKIVDENVAAGANGAETYLRASRNDHNWYGVLSTLKTNLSDDLVLLAGLDYRNYKGIHFSEVTDLLGAQYALDDGNVNNPNAALQVGDKRDYYNDGLVGWLGAFGQLEYDVNENFNTFISLAASNTSYKRIDYFNYLDSDPLQETDRYNFFGFSAKGGANYRIDGNHNVFANLGYFEKAPGFDAVFLNFSNDNINADAENQKISSFELGYGYRGEKLSANLNLYHTRWNDRTEIASFQQPDGTRAAANILGVNAIHQGIELDFVYRPTNKLDVTGMVSLGDWTWDNNVRDVRIFDEDQNEINDSPVNLHIAGLKVADAAQTTAALGLNYKFSTDTKLIVDYNYYADLYADFDPSDRGLSPNLTPEEVDAILATDPMQTWKMPDYGLFDVAMTHGFKFGPFDASLTARMNNVFDTEYISDAQDATGSTADTALVYYGFGRTFSVGAKLNF; encoded by the coding sequence ATGAAAAGAACTACGCATTTTTTAATGTACGCTGTAGTGTTATTGTTTTCTACAGTTTTAATGGCGCAAAGTACCGTGTCTGGTACTATTTTGGAAGCAGGGACAAACATTCCGCTTCCTGGTGCTAATGTTATCGAGAAAGGCACCTCTAACGGTGTAACCACCGATTTTGATGGTAACTTTAAACTTACAACCCAATCTTCATCGGGAGAGATTGTAATTACATTTATAGGTTACAATTCAAAAACAATTTCTTTTTCCGGCGACCTTAACTTAGGTAACACAGTATTAGAGTCGAGCCAAGTGGGCTTAGATGAAGTTCAAATTATTGCCTCTGTAGCTGTTGATAGAAAGACCCCGGTAGCGGTATCAACAGTTAAGGCACAAGAGATTGAGTTAAAATTAGGAACTCAAGAGTTTCCTGAAATTTTAAAATCAACACCGGGTGTTTATGCAACAAAAGCAGGTGGTGGTTATGGAGACGGTAGAATTAATCTTAGAGGGTTTAATTCTGAAAATGTGGCTGTTATGATTAACGGTATTCCTGTAAACGATATGGAAAATGGTAGAGTATACTGGTCTAACTGGGCAGGACTAGGAGATGTTACTTCAACAATGCAGGTTCAAAGAGGTTTGGGTGCTGCTAAGATTGCTGTTCCGTCTATAGGTGGGACCATAAACATTATAACAAAAACTACTGATGCTGAAGAAGGAGGTAACGTGTATACAACCTTGGGTAACGACGGTTATAAAAAATATGGGTTAACATACTCTACAGGTTTGATGGATAATGGTTTTGCCGCAACAGTTTCTGCAGCTAAAACAGATGGCGATGGTTATGTTGATGGTACTGAGTTTACCGGCCTATCTTACTTTGTGAATATTTCTAAAGAAATTAATGAGGCGCATACATTATCATTTTCTGCTTTTGGAGCGAAACAACGTCATGGCCAAAGGCAAAACATGCAATTAATTGAAACATATAGGCTTGCTGAAAGCGGAAGAAAGTTTAACGCCGATTGGGGGTATAAAAACGGTCAGGTTACTCATCAAGAAGACAACTTTTATAACAAACCCCAAATGTCTTTAAACCATTATTGGGATTTAAACGATAATACCTCTATAAACACCTCTGCATATGCATCTTTCGGATCTGGTGGTGGTGGTGGAACCGCTGGAGACTATAAATTTGGTTTTGACGCTACTACAGGTCAGGGCGATTACAGAATAGGAAATTTTGGCCCTATAGATTTTGATAAAATAGTAGATGAAAATGTGGCTGCCGGAGCAAACGGAGCAGAAACCTATTTAAGAGCTTCAAGAAATGATCACAACTGGTACGGTGTTCTTTCTACATTAAAGACCAATCTTTCTGATGATTTAGTGTTGTTGGCAGGATTAGATTATAGAAACTACAAAGGGATACATTTTTCTGAAGTAACAGATCTATTAGGTGCTCAGTACGCTTTAGATGATGGTAACGTTAACAACCCAAATGCAGCACTACAAGTTGGTGACAAAAGAGATTATTACAACGACGGTTTAGTTGGATGGTTAGGAGCTTTTGGTCAGTTAGAATATGATGTAAACGAAAACTTCAACACGTTTATATCATTAGCAGCATCTAACACATCTTACAAAAGAATTGATTATTTTAACTATTTAGATAGTGACCCATTACAAGAAACAGATCGTTATAACTTCTTTGGGTTTAGTGCAAAAGGTGGAGCTAACTATAGAATTGACGGAAACCATAATGTATTCGCAAACCTTGGGTATTTTGAAAAAGCACCAGGTTTTGATGCTGTTTTCTTAAACTTCTCCAATGATAACATTAACGCCGATGCCGAAAACCAAAAAATATCTAGTTTTGAATTAGGTTATGGTTACAGAGGAGAAAAATTGTCTGCCAACCTAAACCTTTATCACACAAGATGGAATGATAGAACTGAAATTGCTTCGTTTCAACAGCCTGACGGAACGAGAGCGGCTGCAAACATTCTTGGGGTTAACGCAATTCATCAAGGTATTGAGTTAGATTTTGTTTATAGACCAACTAATAAATTAGATGTTACAGGAATGGTTTCTTTAGGAGATTGGACGTGGGATAACAACGTACGAGACGTGAGAATTTTTGATGAAGATCAAAATGAAATAAATGATTCTCCTGTAAACTTACACATTGCTGGTTTGAAGGTAGCTGATGCTGCCCAAACCACTGCGGCATTGGGGTTAAACTACAAGTTTTCGACAGACACAAAATTAATAGTTGATTATAACTATTATGCCGATTTATATGCGGATTTTGACCCTAGTGATAGAGGGTTGTCACCAAATCTAACTCCAGAGGAAGTTGATGCTATTTTGGCTACAGACCCAATGCAAACTTGGAAAATGCCAGATTATGGACTCTTTGATGTAGCAATGACTCATGGGTTTAAATTTGGGCCTTTTGATGCCAGTCTAACTGCACGAATGAATAATGTATTCGATACTGAATACATTTCTGACGCTCAAGATGCTACTGGTTCAACTGCCGATACAGCTTTGGTTTACTATGGTTTCGGAAGAACCTTTAGTGTTGGTGCAAAACTTAACTTTTAA
- a CDS encoding endonuclease, producing the protein MKKLSIYILLTIFMACSSSSNDDTPTPEPEPNQLPVAVDDTATTIEDEEVDIQGLLDNDTVVDNARITSFDATTVQGGTVEDNRDGSYAYTPPAGFVGKDSFIYTLCDRDDEPDCSTATVTITVTDEGNPTAENDAIMALFNSTKTITNLLENDVLIDDPEIASVDSSLSLGTVILNFDGSISYTPQTDFLGEDTFTYTICDDDTPEPSCSTATVTVTVIRAASFNIPVELQGYYEGVIFSEDSDLTFEEVENLTVTKHTTILSYGQRHNYLYNADADLSNSDNVILMYSGESRYWKEYTSGTNSYSPQTFNTEHIYPQSLLTAENAVTDLHHLRACDASVNSDRLNYPFADGSGAYQLIGETWYPGDEWKGDVARMVLYLNIRYGETFTKVGSLDLFLKWNIEDPVSPFEAQRNNVIYAAQGNRNPFIDNPYIATLIWGGDDAENKWN; encoded by the coding sequence ATGAAGAAACTATCAATATATATTTTACTAACAATTTTCATGGCCTGCAGTAGTTCTAGCAATGATGATACGCCAACTCCCGAACCAGAGCCCAATCAACTTCCCGTTGCTGTTGACGATACAGCAACAACAATAGAAGATGAGGAGGTCGACATTCAAGGTTTGCTTGACAACGATACGGTAGTAGACAATGCAAGAATAACATCGTTTGATGCAACAACTGTTCAAGGTGGAACCGTTGAAGACAACCGAGATGGCTCCTATGCTTACACGCCGCCAGCAGGTTTTGTTGGCAAAGATTCCTTTATATACACCCTTTGCGATCGTGATGACGAGCCCGATTGCTCAACGGCAACGGTAACCATTACAGTAACCGATGAAGGAAATCCTACTGCTGAAAACGATGCCATTATGGCTCTTTTCAATAGTACTAAAACAATAACAAATCTTCTTGAAAATGATGTTCTTATCGACGATCCAGAAATAGCTTCCGTTGATAGCTCGTTATCCTTAGGAACAGTAATATTAAATTTTGATGGCTCTATAAGCTATACGCCTCAAACGGATTTTTTGGGTGAAGATACATTCACCTATACGATTTGTGATGACGATACACCAGAACCGTCTTGCTCCACGGCAACGGTTACGGTAACAGTTATTCGAGCAGCTAGTTTTAACATTCCCGTTGAACTACAAGGTTACTATGAAGGGGTGATTTTTTCAGAAGATAGTGATTTAACTTTTGAAGAAGTAGAAAATCTTACTGTAACCAAACACACTACAATATTGTCGTATGGTCAAAGGCACAACTATTTGTACAACGCCGATGCCGATTTAAGCAATAGTGATAACGTAATTTTAATGTACTCTGGTGAAAGCCGATACTGGAAAGAGTACACCTCTGGAACAAACTCATATTCGCCACAAACTTTTAACACAGAGCATATTTATCCGCAGTCGTTATTAACTGCTGAAAATGCCGTAACCGATTTGCACCACTTGCGAGCTTGCGATGCCTCTGTTAATAGCGATAGGCTTAATTATCCCTTTGCCGACGGAAGTGGGGCGTATCAATTAATTGGAGAAACCTGGTACCCGGGAGACGAGTGGAAAGGGGATGTGGCAAGAATGGTTTTATACTTAAACATTCGCTATGGGGAAACTTTCACAAAAGTAGGTAGTCTAGATTTATTTTTAAAGTGGAACATCGAAGATCCTGTTTCTCCATTCGAAGCGCAACGAAATAATGTTATTTATGCTGCACAGGGCAATAGAAATCCTTTTATTGATAATCCGTACATAGCCACTCTAATTTGGGGAGGTGATGATGCCGAAAATAAGTGGAATTAA
- a CDS encoding endonuclease/exonuclease/phosphatase family protein, giving the protein MSVFKIYLFIAIFSLSFHVEAQKKTYKIHTVAFYNLENLFDTINDPKKFDEYSPIMELKTNKQNAYEQKIRNMAKVISDIGKDVSNNSPSIIGVCEVENKTVLEDLVNDSLLIDKDYGIIHFDAPDVRGIDVALLYQKKAFTPISSSRHELKIFDDQNQKRIYTRDQLLVSGKLENDLIHVIVNHWPSRRGGEARSEPKRIAAAKLNKYLIDSLHVIDPYAKIITMGDLNDNPNNKSVKKILKAKNKQEKVPLKGIYNPYMDFYNDGLGTTAYRDNWSLFDQIMVTKPFLEKDFTSFRLYKASIFNKNYLIQDSGTYKGYPHRSWSNSGFSNGFSDHFPVYIYLIRTASED; this is encoded by the coding sequence ATGAGTGTATTTAAAATCTATCTCTTCATTGCCATATTCAGTTTGAGTTTTCATGTTGAAGCCCAAAAAAAGACCTATAAAATTCACACGGTTGCTTTTTATAATCTTGAAAATTTGTTCGACACCATTAACGACCCCAAAAAGTTTGACGAGTATAGCCCCATAATGGAGCTAAAAACCAATAAACAAAATGCTTACGAGCAAAAAATACGAAACATGGCCAAGGTGATTTCTGACATAGGCAAAGATGTTTCCAATAATTCGCCCAGTATAATTGGAGTTTGTGAAGTTGAAAACAAAACCGTTTTAGAAGATTTAGTAAACGATTCTCTATTAATCGATAAAGATTATGGCATTATTCATTTTGATGCGCCTGATGTGCGGGGTATTGATGTGGCATTGTTGTATCAAAAAAAGGCCTTTACTCCAATAAGCTCAAGTAGACATGAATTAAAAATTTTTGACGACCAAAATCAAAAACGGATTTACACCAGAGACCAACTGTTAGTAAGTGGTAAACTTGAAAACGATCTGATACACGTTATTGTAAACCATTGGCCATCCAGACGTGGTGGTGAAGCCCGAAGCGAACCTAAACGTATAGCTGCTGCAAAATTGAACAAATATTTAATAGACTCGTTACACGTTATAGACCCCTATGCCAAAATTATAACCATGGGTGATCTAAACGACAACCCAAACAATAAAAGCGTAAAAAAAATTTTAAAAGCGAAAAACAAACAAGAAAAAGTTCCCTTAAAGGGTATTTACAACCCCTATATGGACTTTTACAACGATGGTTTAGGCACAACAGCCTATCGCGACAATTGGAGCTTGTTTGACCAAATTATGGTTACCAAACCATTTCTGGAAAAAGACTTTACATCATTTAGATTATATAAAGCCAGCATATTCAATAAAAATTACTTAATTCAAGATAGCGGTACTTACAAAGGCTATCCGCACCGAAGTTGGAGCAATAGCGGTTTTAGCAACGGTTTTAGTGACCATTTTCCGGTATATATCTATTTGATTAGAACGGCTTCTGAAGATTAA
- a CDS encoding TonB-dependent receptor produces MLLFLFSLFSLAVYAQQSHIKGSVVDAYSNTPIEDVTVTIEETKQFVLTNISGEFEFKENVPLGEQILKISKTGYLTNRYPIVVNAGQTVNISDMVLERNTAHAADLFTITLSDDELNDDTSAADNISGLLASSLDVFQRTAAFEFSSSFFRLRGLDSKNGTILINGIEMNKTYNGRPQWSNWGGINDVLRNQELSLGLTPSNYTFGGILGTTNINVSASQARPGGRITYSSSNRSYANRLMATYASGMLKNNWAFMVSLGKRWGNEGFQDATVYNANSFFASAEKKINDKHSLNVTTIYTPNRRGKSSPNTQEVFDLKGIEYNEYWGWQNGEKRNSRVKEINEPIMMLNHYWILNKGTELNTNVAYQFGKLGNSRLDYNGTDLVDGFPQGGGANPSPTYYQKLPSYSEREFPNNLQYAYKALKAFQNNGQIDWTSIYQANISNAERGGNAIYALYEDRVDDNHLTVNAILTKKINNRMILNAGVNYKNLKSENFAEVIDLLGASTYLDIDGFATKIDEAQNDLRNPNRLVSEGDKFKYRYNIFANDIGAFAQAQFTYKKIDFYTALRFKNTQYQREGLYQNGGFPDNSFGKGEKLSFTGFGGKMGLTYKLSGKHVFNFNTGFLLRPPTIQNTFSNSRENHNVVPNISEEKIIGGDLSYIFRSPIVKAKLTGYYTKISDASEISFYFADGIGGDNAVFVQEILQGIDKKHFGTELGVEAQVNPTIKLKGVAAVGQFSYGNNPNLYLSTEPDDESVAAGFVDGFKDFGKSNLKNYRLASGPQNAYSVGFEYRDPDYWWFGATANFFSNTYVDVSPLTRSSNFNTDFDGNVFNDYDEDLAKKLLKQERFDDYMVVNLVGGKSWKIGKYYVGLFASINNLLDAVYKTGGFEQGRNANYRELRDDKALATPVFGPKYWYGRGTTYFLNLNFRF; encoded by the coding sequence TTGCTCTTATTTCTGTTCAGCCTATTTTCGCTAGCTGTCTATGCTCAGCAAAGCCACATTAAAGGTAGTGTGGTTGATGCGTATTCAAACACTCCTATTGAAGATGTTACCGTAACCATAGAAGAAACCAAACAATTCGTTTTAACTAATATTTCAGGTGAATTTGAATTTAAAGAAAATGTACCATTGGGCGAGCAGATTTTAAAAATTTCCAAAACAGGATATTTAACCAATCGCTATCCTATTGTGGTGAATGCAGGCCAAACAGTTAATATTTCGGATATGGTTTTAGAGCGAAACACGGCCCATGCAGCCGATTTGTTTACCATTACTTTGTCGGACGATGAACTTAATGACGATACGAGTGCAGCCGATAATATTTCCGGTCTTTTGGCCTCATCGCTCGATGTGTTCCAGCGCACGGCAGCTTTCGAGTTTAGTTCGTCTTTTTTTAGGCTTCGTGGTCTAGACTCTAAAAACGGTACGATTTTAATCAACGGTATTGAAATGAACAAAACTTATAATGGTAGGCCACAATGGAGCAATTGGGGCGGTATAAACGATGTGTTGAGAAATCAGGAGTTATCGTTAGGTTTAACACCGTCAAACTATACCTTTGGTGGTATTCTTGGTACTACAAATATTAACGTAAGTGCATCGCAGGCGCGACCGGGCGGGCGTATTACCTATTCGTCTTCCAACAGAAGTTATGCCAATAGGCTTATGGCAACCTACGCTTCTGGTATGTTAAAAAACAATTGGGCATTTATGGTATCGCTGGGCAAGCGTTGGGGCAACGAAGGTTTTCAGGATGCCACGGTGTACAACGCGAATTCGTTTTTTGCTTCCGCAGAAAAGAAAATTAACGACAAGCACAGTTTAAATGTAACGACTATTTATACACCCAATCGGCGTGGAAAATCGTCACCCAATACCCAAGAAGTTTTCGATTTAAAAGGGATTGAGTATAACGAATATTGGGGCTGGCAAAATGGTGAAAAGCGAAACTCAAGAGTAAAGGAGATCAATGAGCCTATAATGATGCTGAACCATTATTGGATATTGAATAAGGGGACGGAACTAAATACCAACGTAGCTTATCAATTTGGAAAACTTGGCAACAGCCGATTGGACTATAACGGCACCGATTTGGTAGATGGGTTTCCACAAGGTGGGGGCGCTAACCCAAGTCCAACTTATTACCAAAAACTGCCTAGTTATTCAGAACGTGAGTTTCCAAACAACTTACAATATGCTTACAAGGCACTAAAAGCATTTCAAAATAATGGGCAAATAGATTGGACTAGTATATATCAAGCCAACATAAGTAATGCCGAACGTGGTGGTAATGCGATATATGCTCTTTATGAAGACCGTGTGGACGATAACCATTTAACAGTCAATGCTATTTTAACAAAAAAAATCAACAATCGTATGATTTTAAATGCAGGTGTGAATTACAAAAACCTAAAATCTGAGAATTTTGCTGAGGTAATCGATTTGTTAGGGGCTTCAACTTATCTAGATATTGATGGGTTTGCCACAAAAATTGATGAGGCCCAAAATGATTTGCGCAACCCAAACCGATTGGTTTCCGAAGGCGACAAATTTAAATACCGCTACAACATTTTTGCTAACGACATCGGTGCTTTTGCTCAGGCGCAATTCACCTATAAAAAAATTGATTTTTATACGGCATTACGTTTTAAAAATACACAGTACCAGCGCGAGGGACTTTATCAAAATGGCGGTTTTCCCGACAATTCTTTTGGCAAAGGCGAAAAGTTAAGTTTTACTGGCTTTGGTGGAAAAATGGGGTTGACCTACAAATTGTCGGGCAAGCATGTTTTTAATTTTAATACGGGGTTTTTGTTGCGGCCACCAACTATTCAAAATACGTTTTCAAATTCTCGTGAAAATCACAATGTCGTTCCCAATATTTCAGAAGAAAAAATAATTGGTGGCGATCTGAGTTATATTTTTCGGTCGCCCATAGTAAAAGCTAAACTCACGGGCTATTACACAAAAATTAGTGATGCCAGCGAAATATCATTTTATTTTGCCGATGGCATTGGTGGTGATAATGCAGTGTTTGTTCAGGAAATTCTACAAGGTATCGATAAAAAACATTTTGGCACCGAGTTGGGTGTTGAAGCCCAAGTGAATCCAACCATTAAGTTGAAAGGGGTAGCAGCCGTTGGGCAATTTAGTTATGGTAATAATCCCAATTTATACTTGTCCACAGAACCAGATGACGAATCGGTAGCGGCTGGTTTTGTTGATGGTTTTAAGGATTTTGGTAAATCAAACCTGAAAAATTACCGACTTGCTTCAGGGCCTCAAAATGCATATTCGGTGGGCTTTGAATACCGTGATCCCGATTATTGGTGGTTTGGCGCTACCGCCAATTTTTTTAGTAATACCTATGTTGATGTGAGCCCATTAACGCGCTCTTCAAATTTCAATACTGATTTTGATGGCAATGTGTTTAACGATTACGACGAAGATTTAGCAAAAAAACTACTTAAGCAAGAGCGTTTTGATGACTACATGGTGGTGAATCTCGTGGGCGGAAAGTCGTGGAAAATCGGAAAATATTACGTGGGGTTGTTCGCTAGTATCAACAATCTTTTAGATGCCGTTTATAAAACTGGAGGTTTCGAGCAGGGTAGAAATGCGAATTACCGGGAATTACGTGACGATAAAGCTTTGGCCACGCCCGTTTTCGGACCAAAATATTGGTATGGACGAGGTACGACCTATTTTTTGAATTTGAACTTTAGGTTTTAG
- a CDS encoding DUF5689 domain-containing protein: MKKVKSFLTIFALLFLLSSCVNDDDFSTPDISITEPEVPLEQITTFKAIKSVYEQAVNNGNSTAMIDDETDLYIEGFVVSSDRSGNFFEELIIQNKTDDSNPDNDPRLGFRIDINVGSLSDTYQFGQKIYINMRGLTVGKENGVLTIGKGDGASVKQIQAAEYKEIILRSNEIAEIIPKTVELESLTAWDENTLIKLENMQLNRFEMGATFASESFDEFDGFRLLESCDSGIPIMMQTSTFADFKSLIVPQGKGSVIGIYSRDFGDDFNVLILNSSADITFEDTQRCDPMELSCGMASALGTGNLLYEDFEPQRNNRPIEIEGWANYIEAGTEAWEGYSSSSSNASLGRSARFKSASSGDVSNIGWLITPAIDLDAHQGVTVRFKTSNSLADSSYLEVLYSQDWDGDEATITSATWGVLSDAYVVKDTDSFAEWFNSGTVDLSCATGTIYIAFKYTGSGLDNFDGVYELDEISVDYVE; encoded by the coding sequence ATGAAAAAAGTAAAATCATTTTTAACAATTTTCGCACTACTGTTTCTTTTGTCATCTTGTGTTAATGACGATGATTTCAGCACGCCCGACATTTCAATCACCGAACCTGAAGTACCCCTAGAACAAATCACCACGTTTAAGGCTATAAAAAGTGTGTACGAGCAAGCCGTAAATAATGGCAACAGTACAGCCATGATTGATGATGAAACCGATTTATATATTGAAGGCTTTGTGGTGTCCTCCGACAGGTCAGGTAACTTTTTTGAGGAACTCATCATTCAAAATAAAACGGACGATAGCAACCCCGATAACGACCCGAGGTTGGGTTTTAGAATTGATATTAATGTAGGTAGTCTTTCGGATACCTATCAATTCGGACAAAAAATATATATAAACATGCGTGGTTTAACCGTTGGTAAGGAAAATGGTGTGCTCACCATTGGTAAAGGCGACGGTGCCTCTGTAAAACAAATTCAGGCGGCCGAGTACAAAGAAATCATTTTAAGAAGTAACGAAATCGCTGAAATAATCCCAAAAACAGTAGAGTTGGAATCGTTGACTGCGTGGGATGAAAACACCCTTATAAAACTGGAAAACATGCAGCTAAACCGTTTTGAAATGGGGGCTACTTTTGCCAGCGAATCGTTTGATGAATTTGATGGCTTTCGTTTGTTGGAAAGCTGCGATTCGGGCATTCCCATTATGATGCAGACCAGTACGTTTGCCGATTTTAAATCGTTGATTGTGCCTCAAGGAAAAGGTAGTGTAATTGGGATTTACAGTCGCGATTTTGGTGACGATTTTAATGTGTTGATTTTGAATAGTTCGGCCGATATCACTTTTGAAGATACACAACGATGTGACCCGATGGAGTTAAGTTGCGGTATGGCTTCAGCCTTAGGTACAGGAAATTTATTGTATGAAGATTTTGAACCCCAAAGAAACAACAGACCCATTGAAATTGAAGGCTGGGCGAACTATATTGAGGCGGGCACCGAGGCTTGGGAAGGCTATTCCTCAAGCTCGTCTAATGCGTCTTTGGGGCGTTCGGCCCGGTTTAAATCGGCCAGTTCTGGCGACGTCAGTAATATTGGTTGGCTCATTACGCCTGCTATCGATTTGGATGCTCATCAAGGGGTAACGGTTCGGTTTAAAACTTCAAATAGTTTGGCCGATAGTAGTTACTTGGAGGTTCTGTATTCACAAGATTGGGATGGCGATGAGGCTACGATAACTTCAGCCACTTGGGGCGTGCTATCGGATGCCTATGTGGTGAAGGACACCGATAGTTTTGCTGAATGGTTTAACTCGGGTACGGTAGATCTATCGTGTGCGACGGGCACAATTTATATTGCCTTTAAATATACGGGCAGCGGACTCGATAATTTTGATGGCGTTTATGAGTTAGATGAAATTAGCGTGGATTATGTAGAATGA
- a CDS encoding endonuclease — MNIDFKDIPVRDDLQTIGFYNLENLFDFKDNPQTNDNDFLPTSKKRWTPKRYDNKLRKLSFAISNIGRQETGKHPAIVGLAEVENAKVIEDLLNAKHLEDYNYSYVHYNSPDERGIDTALIYDADVFQLLYSETFSVPLVDNDGEPDYTRDILLVSGLLDGEKIHVIVNHWSSRREGAKETEFKRFAAADKVIEIINRLKSEEHDAKIVIIGDFNDDPSSNSIKHMVNSHGLYNPMEILHTYTRGTTSHNFKWNLFDQIIFTTNFFEATPDTLSFDKADIFDIQFLKLFKGKYKGKPFRTYVGPKYQGGYSDHFPVYVIFKK; from the coding sequence ATGAATATTGATTTTAAAGACATTCCTGTTCGGGACGATTTGCAAACCATTGGGTTTTATAATCTTGAAAACCTGTTTGATTTTAAAGATAATCCTCAGACGAATGATAATGATTTCCTACCGACTTCCAAAAAACGATGGACACCAAAACGCTACGACAATAAACTGCGGAAACTGAGTTTTGCCATTTCGAATATTGGAAGACAAGAAACCGGAAAGCACCCAGCCATTGTAGGCTTAGCTGAAGTTGAAAATGCCAAGGTGATTGAAGATTTATTGAACGCAAAACACCTGGAAGATTATAATTACAGTTATGTACACTATAATTCGCCCGACGAGCGCGGTATCGATACGGCGTTAATTTATGACGCCGATGTATTTCAGCTTTTATATTCTGAAACCTTTAGCGTTCCTTTGGTTGACAACGATGGCGAACCCGACTACACCCGCGATATTTTGTTGGTTTCGGGTTTGCTGGATGGCGAAAAAATACACGTAATTGTTAACCATTGGTCGTCCAGACGAGAAGGTGCCAAAGAAACTGAATTTAAACGTTTTGCCGCTGCCGATAAGGTTATTGAAATTATTAACCGATTGAAATCAGAAGAACATGATGCCAAAATAGTGATTATTGGCGATTTTAATGACGACCCCTCAAGTAATAGCATTAAACATATGGTTAACAGCCACGGTCTGTACAACCCCATGGAAATTTTACACACCTATACCAGAGGAACGACCAGCCATAATTTTAAATGGAATTTATTTGACCAAATTATCTTTACAACCAACTTTTTTGAAGCAACACCTGATACTTTGAGCTTCGATAAAGCTGATATTTTCGATATCCAATTTTTAAAACTTTTTAAAGGAAAATATAAGGGCAAGCCATTTAGAACCTATGTTGGACCGAAATATCAGGGCGGTTATAGCGATCATTTTCCGGTATATGTGATTTTTAAGAAGTAA